CGTTATCCGTTTGCGTGGCACTTACCCTGGTTGGGGTACTTTCTACACATTCATCCACTCGACTCCGAAGCCGGGCTCCGGCCAGCGGGTGAAGGCCGTGGCGTACGGGCCCGACGGGAGTGCCCTCGCCGGGGTCGGGGCCTGAGGGCGGGTCCGCGTGCCCCGGCGGGAGGGGCCCGCGGCCCGGAGTTTTCCACAGGCTCCGCCGGGTGTCCGAGGGCGGAGGTAGCGTCGGGGGCATGTCCAATCTGGCAGTGCTCGAAGGCGTTCTGGAGCGCATCACCTACGCCAATGAGGAGAACGGCTGGACGGTGGCCCGGGTCGACACCGGCCGCGGCTCCGGCGATCTCCTCACGGTGGTGGGGTCGCTGCTCGGCGCCCAGGTGGGGGAGTCGCTGCGGATGGAGGGCCGCTGGGGCTCCCATACGCAGTACGGCAAGCAGTTCACGGTGGAGAACTACACGACGGTCCTCCCCGCCACCGTCCAGGGCATACGCCGCTATCTGGGCTCGGGCCTGATCAAGGGCATCGGGCCCAGGATCGCCGAGCGGATCGTCGACCACTTCGGTGTGGACACGCTCGATGTCATCGAGCGCGAGCCGAAGCGGCTGATCGAGGTCCCCGGGCTCGGCCCCAAGCGGACCCGGCTGATCGGCGCCGCCTGGGAGGAGCAGAAGGCCATCAAGGAGGTCATGGTCTTCCTCCAGGGGGTCGGGGTCTCCACCTCGATCGCCGTGCGCATCTACAAGAAGTACGAGGACGCCTCGATCTCGGTGGTCCGCAATCAGCCCTACCGGCTGGCGGCGGACGTCTGGGGCATCGGCTTCCTCACCGCCGACCGGATCGCCCAGGCCGTGGGGATTCCGCACGACAGCCCGGAGCGGGTCAAGGCAGGGCTCCAGTACGCGCTGTCGCAATCCACCGACCAGGGGCACTGCTTCCTGCCCGAGGAGCGGCTGATCGCGGACGCCGTGAAACTGCTTCAGGTGGACACCGGTCTGGTCATCGACTGCCTGGCGGAGCTGGCGGCGGACGCGGAGGGGGTCGTCCGCGAGACCGTTCCGGCGCCGGACGGCGGCGAGCCGGTGACGGCGGTGTATCTGGTGCCCTTCCACCGTGCCGAGCTGTCGCTCTCGGCCCAGGTGCTGCGGCTGCTGCACGCCGACGGCGACCGGATGCCCGCCTTCCAGGACGTGGACTGGAGCAAGGCCCTTCAGTGGCTCGCCCGGCGGACGGGGGCCGAGCTGGCCCCCGAGCAGGAGCAGGCGGTACGGCTCGCGCTGACCAGCAGGGTGGCGGTGCTGACAGGCGGGCCCGGCTGCGGCAAGTCCTTCACCGTCCGCTCCGTGGTCGAGCTGGCCCGCGCCAAGAAGGCCAAGGTGGTGCTCGCCGCGCCCACCGGACGGGCCGCGAAACGGCTGTCGGAGCTGACCGGCGCGGAGGCGTCCACCGTCCACCGGCTGCTGGAGCTGAAGCCCGGCGGGGACGCCGCCTACGACCGGGACCGGCCGCTGGACGCGGATCTCGTCGTCGTCGACGAGGCGTCGATGCTCGATCTGCTGCTCGCCAACAAGCTGGTGAAGGCGGTGGCCCCCGGGGCGCATCTGCTGCTCGTCGGGGATGTGGACCAGTTGCCGAGCGTGGGCGCGGGGGAGGTGCTGCGGGACCTGCTGGCGGCGGAGGGTCCGGTTCCGAGGGTGCGCCTCACCCGTATCTTCCGGCAGGCCCAGGAGTCGGGCGTGGTGACCAACGCCCATCGCATCAACTCCGGCGCGCCGCCCCTCACCACCGGGCTGAAGGACTTCTTCCTCTTCGCCGAGGAGGAGACGGAGGACGCCGGACGGCTCACCGTGGAAGTGGCTGCCCATCGCATCCCGGCCAAATTCGGTCTCGACCCCCGACGGGACATCCAGGTCCTGGCCCCCATGCACCGGGGTCCGGCGGGCGCGGG
The nucleotide sequence above comes from Streptomyces clavuligerus. Encoded proteins:
- the recD2 gene encoding SF1B family DNA helicase RecD2: MSNLAVLEGVLERITYANEENGWTVARVDTGRGSGDLLTVVGSLLGAQVGESLRMEGRWGSHTQYGKQFTVENYTTVLPATVQGIRRYLGSGLIKGIGPRIAERIVDHFGVDTLDVIEREPKRLIEVPGLGPKRTRLIGAAWEEQKAIKEVMVFLQGVGVSTSIAVRIYKKYEDASISVVRNQPYRLAADVWGIGFLTADRIAQAVGIPHDSPERVKAGLQYALSQSTDQGHCFLPEERLIADAVKLLQVDTGLVIDCLAELAADAEGVVRETVPAPDGGEPVTAVYLVPFHRAELSLSAQVLRLLHADGDRMPAFQDVDWSKALQWLARRTGAELAPEQEQAVRLALTSRVAVLTGGPGCGKSFTVRSVVELARAKKAKVVLAAPTGRAAKRLSELTGAEASTVHRLLELKPGGDAAYDRDRPLDADLVVVDEASMLDLLLANKLVKAVAPGAHLLLVGDVDQLPSVGAGEVLRDLLAAEGPVPRVRLTRIFRQAQESGVVTNAHRINSGAPPLTTGLKDFFLFAEEETEDAGRLTVEVAAHRIPAKFGLDPRRDIQVLAPMHRGPAGAGVLNGLLQQAITPARPDLAEKRFGGRIFRVGDKVTQIRNNYEKGANGVFNGTVGVVTALHLEEQRLTVRTDEDEEVPYDFDELDELAHAYAVTIHRSQGSEYPAVVIPVTTGAWMMLQRNLLYTAVTRARKLVVLVGSRKAIGQAVRTVSAGRRFTALDHRLAGR